In Cryptomeria japonica chromosome 5, Sugi_1.0, whole genome shotgun sequence, the genomic window ttaccacatctatccctGCAGTGgttgtagcataggatgaggaagtccactcctcaccaacaaacatacgcCTCAAAGCCGCCTTTGATTTTATCAAGGATTTCAGTGTGAGGAAGTTTGAGGCAAACCTCGTGATGCCTGGACGAGCCAACTCCTTTTgccccgtgtattgcctcataatgctaaggaccaatgcatgattgtagataaacttgctgatatatttggccctttcaactattgatttcacccattcaagcttaccaatatcctccaacatgaggtcaaggcaatgggccgcaCAAGGAGACCAAAAAAATttcgggtgcctctccatcaaaagtttacctgcagcaattttaagttaattagaaattttgatgtgttaagaaaattttaaataatcatagatgcctctccatcaagacttgaaaagttcaaaatttacctgcagcaacataacttgctgcattatctgtcaccacctgcaccacattttcttcccccacctcttgtatgacttcctcaatagcctcacataagtatgtGGCATTTTTCACATGTGAGGAAGCATCAATAGATTTCAAGAACATGGTAGATCCTGAAAAtagagtttcaaactttcaacaaatcaaaatttaatttattcaatgcatTTAGGGAAGTACAAATTAGAATGAATCATAATCAATCACCTCCgcaggaaacaagaaaatttaggagtgttctattcctcctatccgtccaaccatctgtcatgatggtgcaacccttttcTCTCCAAGACTGTCGGTGGTCCTCTAGCTCAACTTTCATATCCTCAACCATTTGTAACAAGAGGGGGCCACTTAACTCAGCATCGGTAGGGGCTTTAAACCCCGCACCACAAATGGTTATGGAATCTAccatgccttgccaataaggagacctgtcacaaatagaTTATGATTAGACAAAGTAAAATTCAACTTCAAACTATAAATTTACTTTTAAACTTAAAGCAATCAAATCAAAAAGAATTAcctggctgcaataaatggaatgttgcaaaagtaccaaaacttgcaaatttgttttcttgcagcatcatgaacctccttgttccaacccatacCCTCAAGCGAGGGTTGTGCCCCAGGAGTACTACGCGGCACAAAATAACTATCCAACCTGGATTTCCGAACTCTAGGGCCAAAGGTAATAGTGCCACCAGGaggagtagaagtagaagcactagcactagcagaagcACTAGCACTAGCAAAAGCACTAGGGTGAAAGGGAGGCAtggaagaaccctctccaacacagCCTACGGATGTGGATGCGGATGCGGATGCGGATGCAGATGCGGATGTGGGTGCATGGGAGCCAATAGCACTTAACTCTTCCAATTGCCTCTTCTTGGTtaacttttcttgttcatgtgttTCTAATTGGACATAACAGAAACATTTTGCCTCAGGAGTTTGTAATTTGCATACCTCAATATCATGGCCAGGTATGCCGGCAATATGGTATTTAAATCTATTGATGccaccaaaattaatttctttacaaaaaaaacattttgtttgatttttttgtctgcCAATAAAGTCTTCAGTATATTTCCAAGCCTCATCCTTTTTAGgcattgtgaaaaatgaatgttttttaaACGTGAAAGCTGCTGcaataagaaaatttaataaagttataaactaatagaaaaaatcaagaaaccctactttaaaaaaaaataaaattgtaaatacatgtttacaatttttttctaaaaaaatgtagggtttgcactttgccattattctacttctctcattgtaattaagctaaaaaaataaaaacattcaagatttggaaagttaactgttaaactaaaaaaaaattaacaaacaaatgaaaaaaatccattaacatacttaaaaaaacaagcaaaatctaccttacctctttcaaatgagttgagaagtcttgctttggactccttgatgctctcaatgcaagcctatggcctccccaatgtgatttgtggtctccttgatgctcttcttccttgctgattgcaaacctatggcctcttgttttccttcctcactctcacttttcctctcttcttctcacaaatAACAATTAAAAGACCTTTTAGGGTTATACCAAAGAGaatggaaaaaaaaaacaaatgaaaaagctctttttttttttgtttttttaagttcgAATTATGCCTATCGCGCGGCCGAGTCCTGgacctcggactcggcgagttttggcaaaactcgccgagtccgagcgGCGAGTCGGCAAAACTCGCCGAggttggctcgactcgccaactcggcgaactcgcctgactcgcggcgagtttggggactctggtcaatggtgatccaaatccattcatatattgcaataacttgagatcacatactgagactatcattcctagcaatcgggaggctactccttcttcagcatatattgatcctgagtcattaaggccctcgacatccaaacaaggtgaacttagagccaagtttcaagacaaaggcatgggagaatacactctgaatcaaacaatgttcttacgacaagtcatgaactcccccaaggaatatgggaggccacatcctaataagcaaatctccatcatgctactcaaatgggatcctaccgtctttcaaaaatggggcgaattagaggaagaaaatttatataaaatgctatacaaggacgctgaagatgatacacatgatcaaattataataccctatgagaactatggcaaaggtttcaaaattctgcagagattcgggtatgatggaaagagccctctcggactacgcaaagaaggtgtcgtggagcctttacaacctgagctaactacaagaagggaacgctctaaggggcttggttttctaaatcccaagattcaaaataagagaacaaaacagatatggcgagtcaaagtggctgaagttcaacaagaagataattattccatagactccaatgagtgggaatggggttcagccaaatcctccagcgactatgagctcaatgagacatttagagagccagatgaacctacagaggaggaggagttttacaagaaattcagagtcggtcaagaaccgacccataaggatcccgcacaagcttcgtttcaaggccctaggtcaggatcacataggatgaggacacctgtccctgagggtgctactagtgatgataatttggactcactcacgatcgaaactgatgaggaaagtgccattgacgacctcgatgactatcttgacatacctgaatataaccacatcttcactattagccttgcggactctaaaaacactaaagaccttcccctcgttcacccccaactcattgactgggatcaggatggaccaccacagcttgatacatttcaaaatgatgaagctattgttgattatcttggcattcgtgatgatcttcctcttggagaccataaagcaggatacgccatagagcttaataacatggcatactttggtgagggtgtcgggccttctagtcgcaaaaatgtgaaaataaaaacaaaacaagggtcttatggcgaaaaccacactgtggcgctatctgactctaaaaaaagaaaggacgtatctgagggtgaaaacctctctgaggcgcccgaagatggaaggcttgacattctcccagcatcatacgaggaaaaatcatccatgttggtagaggagactataaaaacaaacattggtacagcagaggttccacacaacatatttttggctcaatcattgacagagaccgaaaaagcaagattcataagcttctttaaggaacgacaagtcaacttcgcatggtcttatgctgatatgcctggactagaccccgacttagtaatgcatcatttaacagtcaaaccgggggcaaaaccagtaaaacagaaattaaggaaaatgcatccacaggtggcattgctagtcaaggcagaactggagaaattactagatgtcggattcatacgcccaattgattatcctgaatggatttccaatttagtacctgtcagcaaaccagatcgcagcatccgaatatgtacagacttcagggatatcaacaaggcttgtccgaaggatgatttcccattaccaaacattgatttaattgttgatctcacagcaggccatgagatgttatctttaatggacggattttctggatataatcagatcaggattgcacctgaagaccaacataaaacatcattcacttgtccatggggaaccttctgctggaatgtcatgccctttgggctgaaaaatgcaggtgccacgtatcaacgagctatgactactatcttccatgatctcatgcatataacggtggaagattatgttgacgaccttttggttaaatcaatagacagaaatacacacttggacatactttcagttgcttttgataggctggaaaaatacaaggtaagattaaacccaaagaaatgtgtctttggagtaacctccgggaagctcctaggattcattgtgtctaaaagaggaatagaagctgatccaacgaaggtcaaggctatcttggacatgccaccacccaagaatatcagtcaacttcggtctttacaagggagactccagtccatacgaagattcatagcacaacttgcagataagtgtaatcctttccagcacctgctacacaaaaacatcaagttcaaatgggatgagaactgtcaacaggcttttcaggcgcttaaggactatcttttgaacccgccagttttgatgccaccaattcaagatcaaccattgctactttacatatcagctactccaacagcactgggggcactcctagcacaacaaatacctgacggaaaggaaaaagcggtctactatatcagtcgcacattggtgggatatgagctaacctacacaccaattgagcgtgcatgtctcgctgtggtcttcgcttcacaaaaattacgacattatatgctcactcacaagactaagctgattgccagaattgatccactaaaatatcttctcaacaaagctacacttactgggcggctggccaagtgggtaatgattttgagtgaattcgacatcgaatacgtggacagaaaagccataaaaggacaagccatcgcagatcaattggcagatgctcccatgatagatgatgtgcctctacagtcagaatttccagatgagtccattctaacaatatcacctgcaaagccatggcaactatactttgatggctcatacacacagcacggggcaggagcgggtatactctttataactccccaaggcgattctataccaaagtcataccgcttatcatttccttgcaccaacaatatagcggaatacgaggcattaacaacggggctaagaattgcagttcagtggaagatccaggaacttcgtgtttttggcgattctcaacttgtcatccatcaagcaactgatgattatcaaacaaaagatgaaaagctaatgccttacaaacaactggtagatgatctgaaacagcactttgcaaagatagagtttgagcagataccaagagaacagaaccgcgctgctgatgccatggctacaattgcttcgctcattgatttaccgcaaaatgagactcgctatgagttcctggttgacaacttgctgattccgtcatatgagatcactcctacggaaatgatatgtgttgttggtcctgaatcccagttatatggttccatattcacataccttcgcgacaatatcttacctcccgatttatcgaacaaccaacgtcgcactttcattcgccaatcctcccgatacgttatcctagctgatatcctataccgacgaggtctagatggcaccctccttagatgtttagagagtgacgaagctcaaattgcattacgagaagtgcatgaagggatatgtggtccgcatactagtggtcctaccttggctaagaaactcatcaggactggatactactggcctactatggaaaaagatgcatatcagtttgtcaagaagtgtaagcagtgtcaaattcatggagacctcatacatgcaccagcacaggaattacagccacttgcatctccttggcccttctgtcagtggggactcgatctcataggcaagattcaccctccttcttccaatggacataaattcattatcacagccacagagtatttcacaaagtggattgaagccgtgcctctcacgcaagttactgggaaacaaatcgctactttcatcctcaactacatcatttgccgatacgggattcctacttccattatcactgacaacgggcgtcctttcaagaaccaggatgttcgtgaactctgtgagcgcttccatatctttcatcgtttctccacaccatactacccccaaggtaatggccaagctgaggcgtctaacaaaacaattctcaaaatccttaaaaagacagtcgacgacgctggccgtaactggcatgtccaactcaatcccgcactttgggcctatcataccagtgtccgcacacctacaggagctacaccctactcacttgtctacggcgctgaagccatcttgcctattgaggtcgagttaccttctttacgggtctccttgagaaacataatcgacgacgaagactacagggtctctcgcttacaagaactagaactgctggaggaacgacgacacactgcttttaatcatctcaaggcttaccaacaaagaatgagtcgcagttacaatcacaaggtcaagcctcgcacatttgaggtaggtgacttggtcctcagagagaaccccaaaaatcaacaagacagagataagaagggcaaatttgaacccaactggcttggtccttacatcatcacagcagtatatggatctggggcatatcagctctcaactacagaaggtgaacccttggaggatcctatcaacaacatgcatcttcgcaggttctacacataagctctttggaatatcctaattcaaaaatacaaaaaaaaatcaaaaaatttcaaaaatacaaaaaaatttataaaacaaaaaaatcgttacttggtgaaaacctggcaaacaggcgccttgtgacaacaaaaaatttgaaaaatcgaaaaaagtaaagagaaataatttcgtccaacggtgaaaaccacttcggtggcgccctgggcaagtaccatggtgaaaactgggtcaccagcgccatgcgtagggactttgctcctccctccttcaggattcactttcatcctttcactttgcacacactcacaacctattcactcacaataaacttgcccattcccatcatggcttgttattgatctacctaatattggttagccattcataaccctcccctttcactcctttttccatccataataaatcagatcctatctgtgactacggccaattcctacgtctagtaatgggtgtggaactgagaacatcacatgtttcgaggagtacaatttcttccagcttccttcaggtctatccgcgcacaatccgcaataaagcaacatttgcatcgaagatccgcaataaagttccatcttctccgcaataaagtatcagtttcatggattcagtcagtttcagataagacacagcagcaacaatgagcttcaacaaaatcaaatctttcaacagactcagacaacatatggttcagtgctatctatcctttttgtgaaagtgaacattgtgaccacaatcgaataagacttaaacaagtgacaagagacactaaacttgaggactacagtggatgttggtgtcgagtcttggttttcttttgattttatctttttggtgacatgccttttagcttttccaggatgtctttgactagagattctatctccaggatgtctttgactagaaaggcgaggatggggtatcgtcacctatttgcatttgctgtctgtggattgtcttttagtaatgctatgacttgtccaaggatatgaggacactgtgagtctagtgtgaactggggcattccttgtttgtgactgtcttatctccatgcaaacaggtacaatgactttctgggctgaacaaatgcctcgattgtcataacctattttgccataataaagctcaatgatgataacgcacaagaagctctttcacgttcatatcttctgtcttccatccccctttcttgattgacttccatcgtccttctcgagtccgcgtagcccgctatcacatgactgagtataatgacacaccaaaaacatttgcatttcatatagttgcacctgcatcaccacatataagcatttcatacatacatatagatatcacaattgcatcacatcctgcatacaacacatgttagcacatctcacattttcattatgtaaataatcatttgcattatcatattcatttgcatttcatacattcgcaTTGGCATTatacataacatataaaacataaaagaacaaaaatatattgcatcgcatcatatacatatttgcatctatatcataaaacatgtatcacataagaacatctcatcacataggtacacatgcatatagctgctgcaaaatgaatcatctcatatatataatcaaatgtgtcataatacaatgatgtcaaaagaatcatatggctacaaaagaatcacccgcaggtgtctacaatacaacaatggtacatatactgatacaatgggagcccactatagctatgaggaactccctccctcggagccgcctcgcctcgacggagtctgagctgtagatggtcccgccccaggatccccctgtctctctggtggtggtggaggccccatgactccaccgctggatgcctgtctcctgcgactccctcccgtagccgtcgctgtgcgcgacgatctctggaagctcctagcccgctgatctgctggcacgactgcgtagtatagatccctccagtaggcgatctcctctccagctcgcaaaacatatgcgtagcctgcccctgcatcctctgctgcccgcctccctgccctcagagctgtctcggcctctgtgtatcgtTGGATGGCCTGATCCTTCTctcgctctgtgtctcggaccctgatcctgaggtggttcctctctcgaaccaaatcttcaatctcatctgcctggccctggcagatctctcgcagcctcaacacctcgtcctcctcagagtctccgctctccgcctctgcctgtggctcctcctctacaggtgcctgtccctgtgcctctgcctgcacctgtccctgtgcctgtataggtacctgtggctgtacctgtctctgtccctctggctgcacctgtctctgtccctctctgggaccctgtgctgctggcacttgtaggggcagtccaccccgtcctctcaccactggagctgctctctcctgtcctccctccctccgaggtgctacccgtctctctcccaccactcccctccgcctccaccggcccctacctccatcccctcctccattatcatcctctcctccaccctctccatctagtggctccgccggatctgtcaatctggaaaatggatgctctgcccaatatgcagagtactcggcgtccatccctgcatcatctacctctggccacatgtcccatggcatcggcatcatctcagctaactgcatcactgcctgatcatatgataacagtgggccaaactgcacctgatctctgaccatacgggcatacatgcccgagcctcgtggcatccgctgaatccgcccaaactgcctgcatacccggtccaccagctgtctctctaatatatagggcgtctgcccaatcaggtacctgctccggaaggtgtagggcagctccaatgcatcgtcctcccactcctcgcaccccaggtacggcctccagatcaccatgtcaatatcatcaataactctcctccagtgctccaatctcccaatccaaggctgggatgtaatcatggcatacaaatgaacaaaactctgtccctgtcctctacctctgaaatgaatcggcctcgtcactggcagatgctcgtaagcccaaacctgcaatagtgtcaccccgcaacccaatccaactgacccgtggtatacaaactgatgcagctcataatacaaatgtgctaggacacatggcccccacgcATACctcgtgtgctctgccatcagcgtctccaaggcccctccccagcccactgccaatcctcgtgtggccctgtctggacacaaatatccactgatgactcccccaacaactgccggcaatgctaatcctgtggcagtcatggtgtcccaggctacatgacctgctcgcatctccaactcaggatcctgaaaaactcgtctcaatgcctccctgtcaccgtctcggtcatagggaatcaactctccatcaatgggaacatgcagaatcctatatacatcctccaatgtcactgtcatctcacccatcggcaggtgaaacgtgcatgtctctgagtgccatctctcggccaacgcagtcagcaaccccatgtttgcccgaaactcgggcacatagagcatatgtgtgagacccatctcctcaatggaaatcatgtcctgaatagacaactctggtcgcagtctctgagtcgacgggaatctctcccgtgactctaacatcgacaaatactcctgcagtcacacaatcaatcttgtcagttatcgtggcattcactatttatcacaaaattctacttgctacctaaatgcatctggttatctaccctagtgacactcactgttcatcacaaagtgttgctatctaccctaagtagtgctccttgttcatcacaaagtactacgtgtatgacattccctgttcatcacaaagtgtcactcacattcgcactccctgttcatcacaaagtgctgcctatcctggtgctccctgttcatcacaaagtgccttaatctatcctaatcttcctagaggacctgcttgagtgtatcctctcagcagcttatccaatcgacagcgtatgttcatcacagaactgccgatttgacctaaaagactaaaaccatgcatttaaacacacaaacgcgcttttaactcacaaacgcacttatagactgcacaaacgcgcttctgcaacacagacgcgctttctgaacacaaacgtgcctatgccagacacaaacgcgaccagggaacacagacgtccctgcatgacataaacgctactaaaaatcacagacgctgctacatttcacaaatgcGTCTgcaatcaacacaaacgcggttccaggcacagacgcgcctggacccaacacagacgcgcctgttggacacagacgcgcctggcgctgacacagacgcggttgcgggtttttgcacttttaaactatcctatttctagcgcatttattgctcctaaacatgcatttatgacaaaactcgaaatgcgtgaaagtacaaggaggttttcgggtacttaccggctctcctgcatcggctggtcgctggaatcggcggacacgatcgaatctatgaatgaatgccatcgctgctgactgctgctgctcttttctcgctctgcactgtgatcttctatgggtgtggatgacaatgaggatgtcttttgcccgtggtctatcttatagactgccctagctctcatttcccgggtcagtcttccttatcccgtgactttgtcactctattcgctcaacccattctatcccatctttcttatcgagagattgtctgcaatcttttcagacattttcatccaatctctcgagggggcatattattcccatcctggggcaactctgtatcagttcatcttatcttctttgaaacaacgcgacaagccgcattgtctcaaagaggggcaaaatgtagacacctaaaattgtcatgtctaattaaataaatattttatttatttaattatctaagcctaattcttttattaattaaataaatctttatttatttaattaattcatttatcctcttatagccttatttctcatttaaataaatacatttatttatttaaattatccctttcctaaattaaataaatattttatttatttaattgtcctacttcttctattaattaaataaatctttatttatttaattagttcattatctttttctacacatgacacatgtcattcatctcttaattcctacactacctacctctttcattattttggtatttcttatacctaccctctaatcctagccgacctctctttttacacctctcaatcttaaccctccatttcttattgtgtcttctatttaaggagatgctttcttcattgtcaaaccctaataacacattctaatgattgattttggaggacttggctacactacaattctacttgcaaccacattccgttctttattgagctcttgtgcatacaaaaatctgagagcaagtatatcaaacaagatcaatggagataggaagaatggagatcaaaaccctagtggacatgtgatggtataatctttgtgattttgagttgttttgcattgtcttaggtaatcttcatatgttatggtggatctttgttcattgttaggctagggtttggtggttgaattcatttagcctttcaatattgttgttattgttatccattttcaccatatacatatatatatcctaTGTGAATATCTGGGTACGAGAGTACGTATACATGGTCATATATGTACTTTTGCAGTCAAGTATACATAAGATGTATgggtatatgtatacatatatatacatacatatacatatacatatacatatacatatacatacatacatatacacatgtatctgtatatatatgtatatttaaatcaattaataatttgtatggcaagtttattttaattaaataaatttttacttTGCTAACTTTAAATTGGCAACTCTATAATCAAGTGAAGGTTATGTGAAGGGGAGATATGAAATTTATCTCTAttttaatatgtatatgtatatgtatgtatgtatatgtatatgtatatttaaatcaattaataatttgtatggtaggtttattttaattaaatacattTTTATTTTGCTAACTTTAAATTGGCAACTCTATAATCAAGTGAAGGTTATGTGACGGGGAGATATGAAATTTATCTCTCTTAAAGTTGCTAGTTGATTGGcttgaaatatttataataatGTTGGGAGGAATAAGTTTTTAATTCGCCATTTTCTTTATCGCTCCACCTTGCCTTTTTATCCTATCAGGCATTACTCTTTATCGAATATTTTGGAGATTTATGAAATAAGT contains:
- the LOC131030540 gene encoding uncharacterized protein LOC131030540; amino-acid sequence: MPKKDEAWKYTEDFIGRQKNQTKCFFCKEINFGGINRFKYHIAGIPGHDIEVCKLQTPEAKCFCYVQLETHEQEKLTKKRQLEELSAIGSHAPTSASASASASASTSVGCVGEGSSMPPFHPSAFASASASASASASTSTPPGGTITFGPRVRKSRLDSYFVPRSTPGAQPSLEGMGWNKEVHDAARKQICKFWYFCNIPFIAARSPYWQGMVDSITICGAGFKAPTDAELSGPLLLQMVEDMKVELEDHRQSWREKGCTIMTDGWTDRRNRTLLNFLVSCGGSTMFLKSIDASSHVKNATYLCEAIEEVIQEVGEENVVQVVTDNAASYVAAGKLLMERHPKFFWSPCAAHCLDLMLEDIGKLEWVKSIVERAKYISKFIYNHALVLSIMRQYTGQKELARPGITRFASNFLTLKSLIKSKAALRRMFVGEEWTSSSYATTTAGIDVVNCIFDESGFWTPCGETVQVTEPLVVLLRVVDGEKPSMGYIYEGMDRAKEAIRSIYAGDEDKYGPIWEIIDRRWQNQLHRPIHAAAYYLNPAFRFRDDFKADEEVLSGLYTVVQKLCTDGTASRTTLQLDKYNNREGAIFSSSMCIEARTQLQPDRWWQMFGPSTPNLQKIAIRILSQPCSASGCERNWSMFEHIHSKRRNRLSVERLNDLVFVHYNLRLRTRQILDTDSSPITLAEIDPESEWITESTDPVFTKEDHEWVDQADREAEAVAMAEEEDRARSGIGTSQAETMASQSSRTYLRRICRRQTDYSEAQD